In Lactuca sativa cultivar Salinas chromosome 5, Lsat_Salinas_v11, whole genome shotgun sequence, the DNA window TAGGGATTAGTTTTCTtctagacaaaattacataaatggtcctcatGGTTGACAAAATCGACCAATTATGGTCCTTATGACGAATTCTTTACACAGATGGTCTCTGTGGTTTCAAAATCTTGCAAAAACGGCCCTTTTGACTAACAGCGTTAACTTTTTCAGTTAAGTCCTATGTGAAATGACATATTTGTCTTTCATGCATAAGGACGCTTTATGTAATATGTttataccacaaggaccatttatgtaattttatctattatttattatttttttatttattttaattatatatttaaggatttagatttgtttaaatttattgttgaatatatatatatatatatatatatatatatatatatatatatatatatatatatatatatatacatgctaaCATTTTTTAACGTTTTGCTCAAATTATTTTTTCTAATCTTTTTGACATTTTCTTCAAGaaaatttattaatgttttttattttggcgttttattcaaatattatttattttttatttttttgacgtTATGTTCGACTATATTTTTCAACTATATAaggttgtataattattattttgtaaactaatttattaacatttttttataaaaaaatgtaaaatgttTGTTAAACGTGAATATGATTAATGTAGATTAGGTAGACATAGGCTAAGCTGAGACCGCCTCACAACGTTGCCGAGAACAACCAGGTCATTTCACATTGtatttaaatgtaattatttagagttattttttatttttttgtttttagcatTGTTGTAAAAAATCACAATGCAAGGGCCTCTAATCGGTCAGGTAGCTCTTAGGGATTAATatgagattaatcgggacctaattGTGATTTTTTACAACActgctaaaaacaaaaaaaaaataactcgaaataattacatttaaatCCAATGTGAAATGACCCGGTCGTTCTCGGCAACGTTGTGAGGCGGTCTCAACGTAGCCTATGTCTACCTAAtctatattaataatattcacgtttaacaaacattttacatttttttataaaaaatgataataaattagtttacaaaaataataattatacaacaTTACATAGttaaatatttgaattaaaaaataataattatataacctgataaaacaaaaaaaatgaaaacataatTGAAAGTGAATTAAGTTACGAATTATAATTACAATAGCCGTGAAATcctttaacaaatataaacatactaTATGTTGAAAAATGTATTCGAACATAAcgtcaaaaaaaaataatattcgaataaaacgtcaaaataaaaaacattaataaatttacTTAAAGAAAATGTCAAAAAGATTAGAAAAAATAATTTGAGCAAAACGTTAAAAAatgtaagcatatatatatatatatatatatatatatatatatatatatatatatatatatatatatatatatatatatatatattaaacaataaatttaaacaaatctaaatacttaaatatataattaaaataaataaaaaaaataataaataatagagaaaattacataaatggtccctgtggtagatACATATCACATAAAGCGTCTTTATGCATGAAGGGCAAATATGTCATTTCACATAGGACTTAACTGAAAAAGTTAACACCATTAGTCAAAAGGACCGTCTTTGCaagattttgaaaccacaggTACCATCTGTGTAAAGAATTCGTCATAAGGACCATAATTGGTCCATTTTGTCAACCAttaggaccatttatgtaattttgtcttttttctatgtttgggatttttatgttatttttttcgtCTTATTCTTTTTAATTCGGATGGTTTTTTTAAtctatgtatttattttaatgagtgaaaaactaatttaaaaaatatctagcatctttattatattttttatttactttaagCCTAATAACAATATACTTTAAAGAGTAAATttcatgaatggtccctatggtttggggtaatttgcgcttTTGGTcgttaatttattttttcaactcAGAAGATtcatattgtttgtttttgttgcatgTTTGGtatctgtcttacctaaaaatactattttgtcattgatttttttaatttatttaaataaacacacccccctAACACCACCCCACCTCACCTAATCTTACATAAAAAAgactattttaatttatttaaataaggatATAATAGTCTTTTTTAGGTAAGAATGGACcaagcgcataacaaaaacaaacaataaggatcttccgagttaaaaaaaataaattaggaaCCAAACACATAAATTATCCCAAACCTttgggaccattcgtgtaatttactcaattaAATTACATATAACAAAAAAGTACTTGTACTTCTTTTACCAATAATAtcaatttgttttaaatttttctaTACAAAATTAGAAAAATAGCTTAGAAGTcactattaaaattttaatttaatattgtGGTTTTTTATATTTCAAATTTAACATTGTGTTTTTCAATTTATAAcaatttgagtaaattacacgaatggtccctatggtttgggatattttgcacgtttggtccctaacctaTTTTTTAAACTCGGAAGGTCCcaactatttatttttgttatgcgtttggtccctacggtttttttttgttacgcgtttggtttTTGTCTTaactaaaaaaactattatttaaatagggaacatTATGGGGTAGGTGGTGGGGttaggggtgtgtttatttaaataaattaaaaaataaatggaaaaaatagttttttaggtAGGACAGGGACTaatcgcataacaaaaacaaacataatggaccttccgaattaaaaaaaaaaataataagttaGAGACTAAGctcgcaaattaccctaaaccgtaGGGACCGTTCGTGTAATATACTATAACAATTTTGGCCACTTGACTAAAACTGATTGTCTCCTAACCTTTAACCATAAGGTCTGATGAAAGCATGTTAACGGGTCAAAACTGAAATTTGTTTCTCAAACGATACTTAGTTTTCACTTTTTTATTTaaacactattttttttttcaagtttaacattctattttttgttccaaatcgaatatcattttttttattttgttcaaTGTTTAACCATTTTTCATTTgaaagtatatatttttttttacatttaaaaccatataaataaatttttttatttaaaaactatatttgtatgtaaatacaatgtttttttacattcaaaccataatattatatatatatatatatatatatatatatatatatatatatatatatatatatatatatatatatatatatatatatatatatatatatatatatatatatatatataaatggtgAATTTCGTATATACCCTTGTTAAACGTCGAAATATCATATTTGTCCGACCTAAAGTTTAAATATCGTATTTGTCCTTCTTAATCTCTTAAAATATCGGATTTGCCCAAATatatttttcaaatgttttttacacatttttaatcatttttatactttataatcatatttatttatcACAAAAATCTAATTGACTAAATTGCCCTTCATTTAATCATACATTCAATCAACCAATTTACCCCGCAACTATCTAATCTTGATCACATAGATGAAGAACTGGAGATCGACTCCTTCTGATCTGGTCTATGTCTTCTACACACACACGACACACTCACTCTTCCTTCAGGTGCAACACACTCTTCATTCACATATGACACCAGTTCCTCAGCCATAATCTAATCTAAGGTATGTGACTCTTCTTCGTTCATAGCATTGATTAATGAGTAAATTGATTTTGCTTTTTGTAAGTGTTCATCTAAAAGTGATATTTTGGGTAAATTGACATGGATTTTTGGGGTAAAACGATTAGATTTTTGGGGTAAATCAATTTGGTTTTTTGTTGGGGTAAATAGATTTGGAATTTTGGTTATCATCTTCCTAAATGTTGGTTCTGATCGGCTTATTCTTGAAAGTAGATAGATAATTCTGGTTTACTCTTGAAAGTTCAATTCTAATTTTATTTCTGTTGGATCAAAATGAATTAATGCAAGAAACTTACTTCATTCGTGACATATTTCATATGTAAGAGAGTAAAACCACTTTGATGGATCAAGCCTCCAATTAATGATAAGCAGGACAATAAAATGAGACTTTTACGTACAGTAAATGCAAACTTTATAAACCATCCATCAACTTTTTTACAAAGATAATACTAAGTGATATATGCACGACGAAGCATCACAACACAATGTTTACATAACATTGCAACGTTTCATGCACTAATCGAATGTCATACCCAAATTGCCCCTATTAACCATAATTAACTATTTCAACTCATTGTTGATGTGTTTTACTTATGAAGTTATGGAGCTTCGGCTGGTTTTGCTTCTGAAATTCAAGCTTATATTGATGATGTAATTGAATATATGAGGTTGTGACAGCAGGGGGAATATGAGGCGATTGTAAGTGGTTGCGATATGAAAAAATCCAGGCTGCAATCATAATTAACTTCAACTTGATTTGTTGTATTGTATTGGAATTTAGAACTAAGAGCAATATTATctatttaaaatgtttttttaattataatgatTTAAGATTATGAAAaagaattttaaattaataaaaattagagaaaattacaaatataaCTAAATTTCATGGAAAATAGCAAAAAAactcaaattacaaaaatagccataaAAATCGCAGACGGACTCAATCCATCCGTGATTTTGCTTGTCCATCTGCTAACGTACAAGTCGCTAAAACACAGATGTGTTTTAACGACTTGTATGTTTGCAGATGGACTCATTCCATCTGTGAATTTGCATCCATCTGTGATTTCCCCTTTTCAGGggtataaaaacataattttttttcttctttcgtttttcaaacttttttttgGAGAACCCTCCAGAGAGACATTATGAacgattttatttttcaaatattttttaaagtttttgttggaaaatttattttattagagATTTTTTAAACAAATATTACAAAGAAATAACTAAATTGATAATTTTTTgcaaaattttatatataataaggttGTTTCGTAGTTAAACCCTATCAATTTTGTAgtcaaaattataaaataaataaaataaataaataaataaacacaaaATCGCAGGTGGGATGAGAGGAAATCGCATATAAACTTAGTTCATCTGCGATTTCAGTCAAAGATTGAGGTATTTTTatggaaaaaaatcaaaaaaaactaataaaaaaaccATATGCGAACGTACAAGTTAATAAAGCACGACTGTGCTTTAACGACTTGTACGTTCACAGATGGAATTCTAAGTTTAATCCATCTGCGATTGTCATGGTTATATTTgaatttgggtttttttttggctattttccaCAAAGTAATTAAAGAATTTGGTTATATTTGTAAATTTCTctaaaaattatcaaaaaaaaatgatttgggTATATAAGATATTACAAAACATTAAAAAagacaaatatgatatttagagttTTAACCGGACAAATACGATATTTAGATGTTTAGCAAGGACATATACAAAGTTCGGCCATATATAAACTAACTCATCGTTAATTTTAACAATCCAACATACCATGTCAACAATCACTAACGGTTTAATCAAGTAATCATTTTTGTAACAAATTAGAAAATAATGTCAAATTTAAaacaaagtaaataaataaaaacaatgccaatttaacattttgtttataaactttgactttttttacattcaaaacataatattatatataaactAACCCATTGTTAATTTTAACAAATCAACATACCATATCAACAATCACTGAGTCAAGTAATCATAATTGTAACAAATTAGAAAATAATGTcaaatttaaaacaaaataaataaataaaaacaatgccaaattaaaattttggtataaaaacaaaataaataaataaaaacaatgcaaaattaaaattttgtataAACTTAATGACTTTTATACCAGTTTCCCTACAAAATTTCACCAACAATTACAACTAAAATTTCACAACTTTAAACATTGCACTTCATTTGTTACACGTTCCTAAACTCCTATTTTCAATTTTATGTTAAAAGAGTGCAAGGTACCACTATTTCCTGTAATTTACCCAAATCCGAAAGTACATAACTACAGAAGAAATATAAACTACCCTTAAGCCAACCAAAGAAAGCATTAGTTTTCTTCTTTTAATAACTATTTGACAAATAAAAAACATACGTATCAGAAAATACCAAAATATTGAACAAACCATAACCTATAGTAAGCACAGTAGAGTAAATAAAAAGGTAAATGTCAAAGTCAAGACACCAAATCAAAATCTAGTACTCTCAAAATAACAAAACCAACCAACATTGAAAAGCAATGAAGATAAATTTAGAAGTCTAAACAgaaaattttatgaaaaaaaaaactcggCTCACAAAAGTACTAATACATTGTTTCATTTCCTACCATAAATCCTTGATGCCTGTCTGTTCTTCTTCTTGACACCAGACTTTGAAACCTTAAGGCTCCTGCTCACAGCACTCAGTCTAGCAAGAGCAGCCTGCTTCAAATCTGGCCTGTAGTAGTTAGCAGCAACctgcaattgatccaaaaacacttcataaatgaCTACTTAAAGATGGTATAACTGGACTCAGAACTAGAAATTAAGGAGctttaaaaatcaaaaatgaTACCTGGTTTACAACTGACTTAGCCATGCGGTTGAACTCTTTCTTCATGATGGATTTGTGAAGTAGAGCTGCAGGTTTGGCTTGTTTCTTGGTTTTGCTAGTTGCTAGAAGAACAGATTGATCCTTTCCAGCTGGCTGAATGGTAACAGTCTTCTTGTTGGATAGTCCTGCAAGTTATCAACAAAGTAATTTGATATTTGATTGTATACAGCCGAATTCGTGTTAATCAGCATATATATAAATCAAGCTTCATGTATTCATTAATCAATAACTAGTGATTCTTGTGAATAAAGAAATCCCTCAATTAAAAGAATAGATTCACTATAATCAACACACACAAGGATAGCTAATAGAAAAACGGCATATTTTGCTGGCGATGTATTGAAACAGTTCATCAATTGATCTCAATTGCCACAATGCCAAAGAGTGTATAATCACTGGACATCGATGGTTGCTTACGACAAAAGAACAAGGCCTCTATCTTCTTAAAACCACTTTTTTACAAGATGTTCTACTTCGAGGAACAGAGTAGCAATAGTTGTAGATTAACAACACCAAGTTGAAGACATGAAAACGAAGGAAAGAAATTCATAAAGGCCCAAAGCTCTTCGTTGTATATTCTCAATGATAATCATAAACCGCAGTCCAAATACAAAAGTGATGAAAGTTAATCCATCAATTAAGAAATCCATATTGTAAGAAATTGCGCTTGAGTATTACCAGAGTGCTTGTAGGAGTTGAGGTTGTAGAGGTTGTTAGGCTCTTTGCTGAATTGAACGCTCTGTGATCCATTACCGAACTCCTTGACGAGGAAAGAGTTGTTCTTCTTCACGATCTCCCATATCAGCTGCCCTGGTACGGTAGTCATATCTTCTGCTTAATCCTGTGTTAAATTATGATAAAGATGAGAATGAAATCACGCATCAAAACACACTCCATTGATAAGAAAATTAAGGTAGCTCACCGTCTAGGGTTTTGCTACGGCGGCGTTTGTTCACTGGGAGAGTTCTTCAAGGCGCAAAATGGACCAGGTTCGCTTTTATATGCAAACCCACTGTTGAAACCCTAGATCGATAATGGGAAATTAAACTTTTCACTTAGACCCCTTATGATTTTCATTTTTTTACACTTGTAGCCCTTAATCTAAATTTGAACACTCGTTACTGGCTAGGTTGTTTGGGTTTGGATTAGACTCCTTTTCACGGGTTCTTTTTAGCGGGCATACGTGGTAAGCCTCTGTTACAACATTGGCCTATGACCAATAAAACTAGTGTTTGGCCTGTGACCAATAAAACTATATATTAAtttgtcttatttttatttttatagcaTATTTTTTTCATTCGTTCCTATATTAGCAATGTATATGACAAATTTATCCGAACTATCTTTCATCTCTTGAAATAATATCTATATTTGTGttgcatacataacataaaaaaaaaacacaatcagTTTAAGACTCAAAAACTCAAATATTATTCAATGTAAAGGTGAAAGTTCACATTTTCAACTTATCGGTTCATATAAAACCACCCACAAGGAAAAACTCACAAACTTAATAAGATCCTTTGGCGTATGATACCTAAACAATAATAAGTTTCGCCATAAGGACAAAAAAAACATGAATGTAGTATGTGATTtcatacatttaaaatacttgaagAATACATATGTCTAAAAACTCTTATAAAATGCTTAATCCAGTTTATAATTTCAAACAACCTATAAAAAAACTGAGGACTACGATGATATGAAAATTGTAAAAAGAAATACAAGCTACAAAACAATGTAtcgattttactttttttttaaacatcatATCTTCATTTGTTCACGTGACTTAGGGGTGAacaaaaaccgaaccgaaaaccgaaAAAACTCAcataaaccgaaaccgaaaaatcTAAACCGAAGCGAAAACCGTTGGTGcagtttttagttttgcaaaaacCGAAAATTTTTGGTGAGGTGCGGTTTCCAGATTAGGAAAACCGCAAAAAACCGAACAGCAccacaagatatatatatatatatatatatatatatatatatatatatatatatatatatatatatatagagagagagagagagaggagagctAGGTTATAATTTGGATTGTaaatattgtgtggatgtagggatTAATATGGGTCAGTAGTTTAAAatacatattctaatagaatatataTTCTGATTGAATACAAATTTTGACAGAATACATATACTGATTGAATGAACATTTTTAAGAATAACAAAAAATTTTGAACCAAGAGTTgaagaataacaacattctgaaagaataatcatctattattaatattattgagaataatataaagtaaaaaataaacaaaaaaataatttttactgTCACATTCTACAAAAATACAATCtcattttttgaatttttgtcaCGTTCTATAAGAATACAAGCTTCATAGTAAGTCATTCTTGAAAAAAATCGTCATTCTATAAGACTACAATGtcattcataaaaaaaaacttcATTCTCATTCTTCTTAGAAGGGAATTTATTTCCTTTAACTTTAGATCTTCTACTAACGAGTAAATAAAGACttgtatttcaaaataaaaataagcatggGGATAAGATTATACAAATGAAGATAACATTCTTCTAAGAATGATTCTTGAAATTTATGTAAAAAGTATTATAAATGAGAATGGAATTATATTTTGCCATAATACAAACAAAAAATAGTGACTAAGAACTCAATTCCATTCATAACTTCTTAACCTTGCAAATAACCATTTACAAAGCTAGTATTCACAACAACAAATGAGCACCCAAATCAATACTTTCACAGAGTAAGTTACCAAACCATGAAAAAGCTAAAAGATTTAAAATCAATCGATTAATAACAAATCTTAACATCAATTCAATTTACCCAATCTCAGACACGGAAATATCAATTATGTCAATCTTTTAGCACAACATATGTAAGTAATAGAACCAATATTGACTATCAGGAAGTTTAAGGTGTCCATACTAAATTCAACAGATATACACACTAGTTAAATAAAAGCATGTCCATAACGTAAGAAACCCTAAAAACACAAACCTTCTTAGGAAGCAAAAGGTTCTGAATGTTAGGCATAACACCGCCATTAGCAATGGTGATGTCACCGAGAAGCTTGCTCAATTCTTCGTCGTTCCCAACAGCTAATTGGATGTGCCTTGGGACGATTCTCGTTTTCTTGTTGTCCCTTGCTGCATTTCCAGCTAACTCGAGAACCTGTAATCAATCAATTTCACGATTTAAATGTTTTCTACAGAAATCTGAGAAATCCTA includes these proteins:
- the LOC111910301 gene encoding 60S ribosomal protein L28-2 encodes the protein MTTVPGQLIWEIVKKNNSFLVKEFGNGSQSVQFSKEPNNLYNLNSYKHSGLSNKKTVTIQPAGKDQSVLLATSKTKKQAKPAALLHKSIMKKEFNRMAKSVVNQVAANYYRPDLKQAALARLSAVSRSLKVSKSGVKKKNRQASRIYGRK